In Streptomyces sp. NBC_00878, a single window of DNA contains:
- a CDS encoding glycosyltransferase family A protein has translation MRPLPSQVCVVVIGYDDAAHVTDAVRSALAQGPAVREVIAVDDCSADGSADLLDRLALDEPRLKVLRREVNSGGCGSPRNDGIDAATAPYVMFLDSDDVLPPGAVDALLDAVAGRGTEVAAGLCVRRELPSGREVPWQPELYATTALVTHPSRRIHLVHDTLCVNKLYRTDFLREHGIRFPEGRFPYEDFVFTARVLAAGPRVALIPDTVYVWHVRRGAERLSISLDRAGVDNWRSRITAHGLSYDILLGAGEKRLARATRARFLDHSLRMYARELDRRGPEYRNEWWALTRAYLATFDAADLALAPAPGRVVAQVVRASEEPRDLTRVKEVAARPARLRPPYARLADGTPVWSADLPQVTLEHLLSRPVRLLPVAVDAELRPRMRATRLRLRLYELYGRMADAAPASVDAEFVNRQDGVVGLTVTAEFRPDDPDPRDDDSGAVPGMDTGLGIDSGIGSGIGSGIGSWTAEAAVDLAALGSGTWDLRLRLRFHDGTSRETTAHAVAGPGLLRRSVVPNGRHGMLLVQPYATHAGSLALRLAPGWRGMTIVLRRRMRRLLH, from the coding sequence CTGCGTCCCCTCCCGTCACAGGTGTGCGTCGTGGTCATCGGGTACGACGACGCCGCCCATGTGACGGACGCGGTGCGCTCGGCCCTCGCGCAGGGGCCCGCCGTCCGCGAGGTGATCGCCGTGGACGACTGCTCGGCCGACGGCAGCGCGGACCTCCTGGACCGGCTCGCCCTCGACGAGCCACGTCTGAAGGTGCTCCGCCGCGAGGTCAACAGCGGCGGCTGCGGCAGCCCCCGCAACGACGGGATCGACGCCGCGACGGCCCCGTACGTGATGTTCCTGGACAGCGACGACGTCCTGCCGCCCGGCGCCGTGGACGCGCTCCTCGACGCGGTCGCCGGGCGCGGGACCGAGGTCGCGGCCGGGTTGTGCGTACGCCGCGAGCTGCCGTCCGGCCGCGAGGTCCCCTGGCAGCCCGAGCTGTACGCGACGACCGCCCTGGTGACGCACCCGTCCCGTCGCATCCACCTGGTCCACGACACCCTCTGCGTCAACAAGCTCTACCGCACCGACTTCCTGCGCGAGCACGGCATCCGCTTCCCCGAAGGACGCTTCCCCTACGAGGACTTCGTCTTCACCGCGCGCGTGCTCGCCGCCGGCCCGCGCGTCGCGCTGATCCCGGACACGGTGTACGTCTGGCACGTGCGCCGCGGCGCCGAGCGGCTGTCGATCTCCCTTGACCGGGCGGGCGTCGACAACTGGCGGTCCAGGATCACCGCCCACGGACTCTCGTACGACATCCTCCTCGGCGCCGGTGAGAAGCGGCTGGCGCGGGCGACGCGCGCGAGGTTCCTCGACCACTCGCTGCGGATGTACGCGCGTGAGCTCGATCGGCGCGGCCCCGAGTACCGGAACGAGTGGTGGGCCCTCACGCGCGCGTACCTCGCGACGTTCGACGCGGCCGACCTCGCGCTCGCGCCGGCGCCCGGACGGGTCGTCGCGCAGGTCGTGAGGGCCTCCGAGGAGCCGCGCGACCTGACTCGCGTCAAGGAGGTCGCGGCGCGCCCGGCCCGGCTGCGGCCGCCCTACGCCCGGCTCGCGGACGGTACGCCGGTCTGGTCCGCCGACCTGCCCCAGGTGACGCTGGAACACCTCCTGTCCCGGCCCGTACGCCTCCTCCCTGTGGCCGTCGACGCGGAACTGCGGCCACGCATGCGTGCCACCCGGCTGCGGCTGCGCCTGTACGAGCTGTACGGGCGGATGGCGGACGCGGCACCGGCGTCCGTGGACGCCGAGTTCGTGAACCGGCAGGACGGGGTGGTCGGGCTGACGGTGACGGCGGAGTTCCGGCCGGACGACCCCGATCCCCGAGACGACGACTCGGGCGCTGTCCCGGGCATGGACACGGGCTTGGGCATCGACTCGGGCATCGGCTCGGGCATCGGCTCGGGCATCGGCTCCTGGACGGCCGAGGCGGCCGTCGACCTCGCGGCGCTCGGGTCCGGCACCTGGGACCTGCGTCTGCGCCTCCGCTTCCACGACGGCACGAGCCGCGAGACCACCGCGCACGCCGTCGCGGGACCTGGCCTGCTGCGCCGCTCCGTCGTGCCGAACGGCCGGCACGGGATGCTGCTCGTCCAGCCGTACGCGACCCACGCGGGCTCCCTGGCGCTGCGACTGGCGCCCGGCTGGCGCGGAATGACCATTGTGCTGCGCCGCAGAATGAGGCGTTTGCTTCACTGA
- the galE gene encoding UDP-glucose 4-epimerase GalE encodes MTWLITGGAGYIGAHVVRAMTEAGERAVVYDDLSTGIAERVPDGVPLVVGSTLDGDRVARTLQDHAVTGVVHLAAKKQVGESVDLPLHYYRENVEGLRVLLQAVTAAAVPSFVFSSSAAVYGMPDVNLVTEETPCVPMSPYGETKLAGEWLVRATGRAHGLSTASLRYFNVAGAAAPELADTGVFNLIPMVFEKLTEGAPPRVFGDDYPTPDGTCVRDYIHVTDLAEAHVAAARRLAAAPGTDLTLNIGRGEGVSVREMIDRINGVTGYTLPPTVTPRRPGDPPRVVASADRIAAELAWKAKYDVHDMITSAWEGWVRLHPEARLG; translated from the coding sequence ATGACCTGGCTGATCACCGGCGGCGCCGGCTACATCGGGGCGCACGTCGTCCGCGCGATGACCGAGGCGGGCGAACGGGCCGTGGTGTACGACGACTTGTCCACCGGAATCGCCGAGCGCGTGCCCGACGGGGTACCGCTGGTCGTCGGCTCGACCCTGGACGGGGACCGGGTGGCCCGCACGCTCCAGGACCACGCCGTCACGGGCGTCGTCCACCTGGCGGCGAAGAAGCAGGTCGGCGAGTCCGTGGACCTGCCGCTGCACTACTACCGCGAGAACGTCGAGGGGCTGCGGGTGCTGCTGCAGGCCGTCACGGCCGCCGCGGTGCCGTCCTTCGTGTTCTCGTCCTCCGCGGCGGTGTACGGCATGCCGGACGTCAACCTCGTGACCGAGGAGACGCCCTGTGTGCCGATGAGCCCGTACGGCGAGACCAAGCTCGCGGGCGAGTGGCTGGTCCGCGCCACGGGCCGCGCCCACGGCCTGTCGACGGCCTCCCTGCGCTACTTCAACGTCGCGGGCGCGGCGGCGCCGGAGCTGGCCGACACGGGCGTCTTCAATCTGATCCCCATGGTCTTCGAGAAGCTCACGGAGGGCGCGCCCCCGCGCGTCTTCGGCGACGACTACCCGACCCCCGACGGCACGTGCGTCCGCGACTACATCCACGTCACCGACCTGGCCGAGGCCCATGTGGCGGCCGCCCGCCGCCTGGCCGCCGCGCCCGGCACGGACCTGACCCTCAACATCGGCCGGGGCGAGGGCGTCTCGGTCCGCGAGATGATCGACCGGATCAACGGGGTCACCGGCTACACGCTCCCCCCGACCGTCACCCCGCGCCGCCCCGGCGACCCGCCCCGCGTCGTCGCCTCCGCCGACCGCATCGCCGCCGAACTGGCCTGGAAGGCCAAGTACGACGTCCACGACATGATCACGTCGGCCTGGGAGGGGTGGGTACGACTTCATCCCGAGGCCCGGCTGGGCTAG
- a CDS encoding TetR/AcrR family transcriptional regulator yields the protein MTTNADGAPESPQQPRRRAPAGAAVLREDVTEAIRAAVFEELAAVGYARMSIEGIARRAGVGKTAVYRRWRSKLHLVLDLVSAVAVQGLPAPDTGTLEGDLRLLYEVTSRALRHPVASQIIPDLQAEAARNPDIAEAMQKALREGQEGVASGIVAAAERRGEVRMGIDDELALDLISGPLYWRSVVIRSPKLPKGYLESLARATAVALKAL from the coding sequence ATGACCACGAACGCCGACGGGGCACCAGAGAGCCCGCAGCAGCCGCGTCGCCGGGCTCCCGCCGGGGCGGCGGTGCTCCGGGAGGACGTGACAGAGGCCATCAGGGCGGCCGTCTTCGAGGAACTCGCGGCCGTCGGATACGCGCGGATGTCCATCGAGGGGATCGCGCGCCGCGCGGGTGTGGGCAAGACCGCGGTGTACCGCAGGTGGCGTTCCAAGCTGCACCTGGTGCTCGACCTGGTGTCCGCGGTCGCGGTTCAGGGGCTGCCGGCGCCGGACACGGGCACCCTGGAGGGCGACCTGCGCCTCCTGTACGAGGTCACGTCACGCGCCCTGCGTCACCCTGTCGCCTCGCAGATCATCCCCGACCTCCAGGCCGAGGCCGCCCGCAATCCGGACATCGCCGAGGCCATGCAGAAAGCTCTGCGGGAGGGGCAGGAGGGCGTTGCCAGCGGTATCGTCGCCGCGGCGGAGCGGCGCGGCGAGGTCCGTATGGGCATCGACGACGAGCTGGCCCTCGACCTGATCTCCGGACCGCTGTACTGGCGCTCGGTGGTGATCCGCAGCCCCAAGCTGCCGAAGGGGTACCTGGAGAGCCTGGCCCGGGCCACGGCGGTGGCGCTCAAGGCGTTGTAG
- a CDS encoding glycosyltransferase: protein MTLVSTDPQRDVFFVSNSVNELGGVTSWSHQMARLLTERGHRVHVVGITPPGVEQELGDVPYPLTTLYAGQPPRPGRAREASMREQAARLTTLFGAARPGAVVIVTQVWAMEWVAQADTRGMTVIGMSHESFDYSKASSRFQRVRQHYQDVDRMLVLTREDADLWIGQGLNNASFMPNPLPFMPEVPSPRTEKAVISIGRLQDQKGIDMLLDTWAEVAPRHPDWRLRIYGSGEDEEILKKRCTALGLDNSVDWMGRTSDVPGALRGGSVFVQSSRGEGFPLALMEAMATAVPCAAFDCAPGVHEIVRDGEDGLLATVGNTGELARRLDTLMSDKELRDRMGEAARINIQRYTTDEVVRKWEDLFAFLER, encoded by the coding sequence ATGACCCTCGTGAGTACGGATCCGCAGCGGGACGTCTTCTTCGTCTCCAACAGCGTCAACGAGCTGGGCGGAGTGACCAGTTGGTCGCACCAGATGGCCCGGCTCCTCACCGAGCGCGGGCATCGCGTCCATGTCGTCGGCATCACTCCGCCCGGCGTCGAACAGGAACTCGGCGATGTCCCGTACCCGTTGACCACGTTGTACGCCGGACAGCCGCCGCGTCCCGGCCGGGCGCGGGAGGCGAGCATGCGCGAGCAGGCCGCCAGGCTCACCACGCTGTTCGGGGCGGCGCGGCCCGGCGCGGTCGTCATCGTCACGCAGGTGTGGGCCATGGAGTGGGTCGCGCAGGCCGACACCCGCGGGATGACCGTCATCGGCATGAGCCACGAGTCGTTCGACTACTCCAAGGCGTCCTCGCGCTTCCAGCGGGTGCGGCAGCACTACCAGGACGTCGACCGCATGCTGGTACTGACCCGCGAGGATGCCGACCTGTGGATCGGGCAGGGCCTGAACAACGCCTCGTTCATGCCGAACCCGCTGCCGTTCATGCCCGAGGTGCCCTCGCCCCGGACCGAGAAGGCGGTCATCAGCATCGGCCGACTGCAGGACCAGAAGGGCATCGACATGCTCCTCGACACCTGGGCGGAGGTCGCGCCGCGCCATCCCGACTGGCGGCTGCGCATCTACGGCTCGGGCGAGGACGAGGAGATCCTGAAGAAGCGGTGCACGGCTCTCGGACTCGACAACTCCGTGGACTGGATGGGCCGTACGAGCGATGTGCCGGGCGCCCTGCGCGGCGGTTCCGTCTTCGTCCAGTCCTCGCGCGGCGAGGGTTTCCCGCTCGCCCTCATGGAGGCCATGGCGACCGCCGTACCCTGCGCCGCCTTCGACTGTGCCCCCGGTGTCCACGAAATCGTCCGCGACGGCGAGGACGGCCTGCTCGCCACCGTGGGCAATACCGGTGAACTGGCCCGCCGCCTCGACACGTTGATGTCCGACAAGGAGCTTCGGGACAGAATGGGAGAGGCGGCGAGGATCAATATCCAGCGCTATACGACGGACGAGGTAGTGCGGAAGTGGGAGGACCTGTTCGCGTTCCTGGAGCGCTGA
- a CDS encoding ABC transporter permease — MSQVLHTPPPTPDPVRSSAALSDDPAALAARYGLTVSGARPSLPQYVRRLWARRHFITAFATAKLTAQYSQAKLGQVWQVATPLLNAAVYYFIFGELMGTSRGVPDYIPFLVTGVFVWTFTQSSIMAGTRAISGSLGIVRALHFPRAALPVSYALQQLQQLLFSMAALFVILLCVGVPVSVSWLLAVPALALQFAFNAGVAMIMARMGAKTPDIAQLMPFVLRTWMYVSGVMWSIDKVLTAHQNLPHIVLIALECNPAAVYIDLMRFALIDTFHASQLPPHVWALAVGWALLAGVGGFIYFWKAEETYGRG, encoded by the coding sequence GTGAGTCAGGTCCTCCACACACCGCCCCCGACACCGGACCCGGTGCGGTCATCGGCCGCCCTGTCCGACGACCCCGCGGCACTCGCCGCCCGCTACGGCCTCACGGTCAGCGGCGCCCGCCCCTCACTGCCGCAGTACGTCCGCCGGCTGTGGGCGCGCCGGCACTTCATCACGGCGTTCGCGACGGCCAAGCTCACCGCCCAGTACAGCCAGGCGAAGCTCGGCCAGGTCTGGCAGGTGGCCACGCCCCTGCTGAACGCGGCGGTCTACTACTTCATCTTCGGCGAACTCATGGGCACGAGCCGGGGCGTGCCGGACTACATCCCGTTCCTGGTCACCGGCGTCTTCGTGTGGACGTTCACACAGAGCTCGATCATGGCGGGCACCCGGGCCATCTCCGGCAGCCTCGGCATCGTCCGCGCCCTGCACTTCCCACGGGCCGCGCTCCCGGTCTCGTACGCGCTGCAACAGCTCCAGCAGCTGCTGTTCTCCATGGCCGCGCTCTTCGTGATCCTGCTCTGCGTCGGAGTGCCCGTCAGCGTGTCCTGGCTCCTGGCCGTTCCCGCGCTGGCACTTCAGTTCGCGTTCAACGCGGGCGTGGCGATGATCATGGCCAGGATGGGTGCGAAGACGCCGGACATCGCACAGCTGATGCCGTTCGTGCTGCGCACCTGGATGTACGTGTCCGGTGTCATGTGGAGCATCGACAAGGTGCTCACCGCTCACCAGAACCTGCCGCACATCGTGCTGATCGCCCTGGAGTGCAACCCGGCCGCGGTCTACATCGACCTCATGCGGTTCGCACTCATCGACACCTTCCACGCGAGCCAGCTGCCCCCGCACGTGTGGGCGCTCGCGGTCGGCTGGGCCCTGCTCGCCGGCGTCGGCGGCTTCATCTACTTCTGGAAGGCTGAGGAGACGTACGGCCGTGGCTGA
- a CDS encoding ABC transporter ATP-binding protein codes for MADPKNAPVPALVADRVPTVAAELVPTVVADRVDIVYRVNGTGAGRGSATAALNRILRGKKAEQAAGVRKVHAVKEVSFTAYRGEAIGLIGTNGSGKSTLLKAVAGLLPVEHGRIYTDGQPSLLGVNAALMNDLTGERNIYLGGLAMGMSREQVRERYQEIVDFSGINEKGDFITLPMRTYSSGMAARLRFSIAAAKDHDVLMIDEALATGDRSFQQRSEARIRELRKHAGTVFLVSHNNNSIRDTCDRVLWLERGELRLDGPTEEVLKEYEKFTAGGGK; via the coding sequence GTGGCTGATCCGAAGAACGCACCCGTCCCCGCTCTCGTCGCGGACCGTGTCCCCACCGTCGCGGCCGAACTCGTCCCCACGGTTGTCGCCGACCGCGTCGACATCGTCTACCGCGTCAACGGCACGGGGGCCGGACGCGGCAGCGCCACCGCCGCACTGAATCGCATCCTGCGCGGGAAAAAGGCCGAACAGGCGGCGGGCGTACGGAAGGTGCACGCCGTGAAAGAGGTCTCCTTCACGGCGTACCGAGGAGAGGCGATCGGGCTCATCGGCACGAACGGATCCGGAAAGTCCACGCTGCTCAAAGCCGTTGCCGGACTGCTTCCGGTGGAGCACGGGCGGATCTACACGGACGGGCAGCCCTCACTGCTCGGGGTGAACGCCGCCCTGATGAACGACCTGACCGGTGAGCGCAATATCTATCTCGGCGGTCTCGCGATGGGAATGTCCCGCGAGCAGGTGCGCGAGCGGTATCAGGAGATCGTCGACTTCTCCGGCATCAATGAGAAGGGCGACTTCATCACCTTGCCCATGCGGACGTACTCGTCCGGTATGGCCGCGCGGCTTCGTTTCTCCATCGCCGCCGCCAAGGATCACGACGTACTGATGATCGACGAGGCGCTGGCCACCGGGGACCGCTCCTTCCAGCAGCGGTCCGAGGCGCGGATCCGGGAGCTGCGGAAGCATGCCGGGACGGTGTTCCTGGTGAGCCACAACAACAATTCGATCCGGGACACGTGCGACCGGGTGCTGTGGCTCGAACGCGGTGAACTGCGCCTGGACGGGCCGACGGAGGAAGTACTGAAGGAATACGAGAAGTTCACCGCAGGCGGAGGCAAGTGA
- a CDS encoding bifunctional glycosyltransferase family 2 protein/CDP-glycerol:glycerophosphate glycerophosphotransferase codes for MNEESPNVPDVSVVVIVYNDEARLPTAVHSVLAQTLRNVEVVIVDDRSTDGSYDVARRLVAGHPGRVRAFQLDENSGGCGAPRNHGIAQARGTYVLFLDSDDVLERNACRNMLEAAETTGADLVSGMCVRVHVDSRSGKEVKWYPWLYAGTRTLESISELPDLLVFDTLSTNKCYRREFLVEQGLAFPVGIHYEDLLFSAQAYAAARRITLIPNRVYDWNVVDKAATKSISNRRAEIANFAHRMEIHRRVDQLLVDKGLLDLKFHKDVKFLKHDLVLHLRDLPFRDASYREEFAAIARDYLESIDRAAFDEVEPIHAICAYLLQKSDWDNLLPAVDTLTNRDKISSPLVERDGRIYWCAEHLDDHLDDHLDDHLDGDFARHVLDVTELGYHAKPVEKMFLRNVLTGYTGHTGYTGHEEAAGAVRLVGRITNPLGVIPSGARLSGELEFAARRKGVRFQTFRFPVATLRHEGEAIAWEASVDLARGLRPLGIVDAVWDVRLHLGVDGVRTTTRLTAAEPGLVAGRLPVRPRLTRLVADHITPEISSRGHLCFRIVTREKVDALVERGVRGAPGRFAKSGYRKAKEVRRKLTSGDTKIRLYHEVFSRLPVKKGLVVFESHLGRQYSDSPKAIYEEMRRQGLDFEAVWSYTGNSPSGFPADATLVRRWSLPYLKALAQAEFWVDNQSYPLKLTKRPETTYIQTWHGSALKRMGFDEPEWKLRSQPEQAEQQRTLDRFDRFLIRSEHDVRTLARAFRLKEKTLLRVGYPRNDALVQTRKREADVGRRERGALAVELGIPDGKAVLLYAPTFRQHGGRQRRFELPFDVERFADTFGDRYVLLVRSHYLNHVVLPPSVRGRVIDVSAHHDVTPLLALADGLITDYSSVMFDYALLGRPMFFFAYDYEEYVHEGRGTYFDLLERAPGPVARTEDELHTALTSLDEQAAKYAEAREGFVAEFGEYDRGNAAQSIVDQFFAQWRRG; via the coding sequence ATGAACGAGGAATCGCCGAACGTACCGGACGTGTCCGTCGTCGTGATCGTCTACAACGACGAGGCCCGGCTGCCCACAGCCGTGCACTCCGTGCTGGCGCAGACCCTCCGGAACGTCGAGGTCGTGATCGTGGACGACCGGAGCACGGACGGCTCGTACGACGTGGCGCGGCGGCTGGTCGCCGGGCACCCAGGCCGCGTGCGGGCCTTCCAGCTCGACGAGAACAGCGGCGGGTGCGGGGCTCCCCGCAACCACGGGATCGCCCAGGCCCGCGGCACCTACGTCCTCTTCCTCGACAGCGACGACGTACTGGAGCGCAACGCCTGCCGGAACATGCTGGAGGCGGCCGAGACGACCGGCGCCGACCTGGTCTCCGGGATGTGCGTACGGGTGCACGTGGACTCGCGCAGCGGCAAGGAGGTCAAGTGGTACCCCTGGCTGTACGCCGGCACCCGCACCCTGGAGTCGATCTCCGAGCTGCCCGACCTGCTCGTCTTCGACACCCTGTCGACGAACAAGTGCTATCGGAGGGAGTTCCTGGTTGAGCAGGGGCTCGCGTTCCCCGTCGGCATTCACTACGAAGACCTGCTCTTCTCCGCTCAGGCCTACGCCGCCGCCCGCCGCATCACCCTCATCCCGAACCGCGTCTACGACTGGAACGTCGTCGACAAGGCCGCGACCAAGTCGATCAGCAACCGGCGCGCCGAGATCGCCAACTTCGCGCACCGGATGGAGATCCATCGGCGCGTCGATCAACTCCTCGTCGACAAGGGGCTGCTGGACCTCAAGTTCCACAAGGACGTCAAGTTCCTCAAGCACGACCTGGTGCTGCATCTGCGTGATCTGCCGTTCCGGGACGCCTCCTACCGGGAGGAGTTCGCCGCGATCGCCCGCGACTACCTGGAGTCCATCGACCGCGCCGCCTTCGACGAGGTGGAGCCCATCCACGCCATCTGCGCCTATCTGCTGCAGAAGAGCGACTGGGACAACCTCCTGCCGGCCGTCGACACCCTCACCAACCGCGACAAGATCTCCTCGCCGCTGGTGGAGCGCGACGGCCGGATCTACTGGTGTGCGGAGCATCTCGACGACCATCTCGACGACCATCTCGACGACCACCTCGACGGCGACTTCGCCCGGCACGTCCTCGACGTCACCGAACTCGGCTATCACGCCAAGCCCGTCGAGAAGATGTTCCTGCGCAACGTCCTGACCGGGTACACCGGGCATACCGGGTACACCGGTCACGAGGAGGCCGCCGGGGCTGTCCGGCTGGTCGGGCGCATCACCAATCCCCTCGGTGTCATTCCGTCCGGCGCCCGGCTCAGCGGCGAGCTGGAGTTCGCCGCCCGCCGCAAAGGCGTGCGGTTCCAGACCTTCCGCTTCCCCGTGGCCACCCTGCGGCACGAGGGCGAGGCCATCGCCTGGGAGGCGTCGGTCGACCTCGCGCGCGGGCTGCGGCCGCTGGGCATCGTGGACGCGGTGTGGGACGTACGGCTGCACCTCGGCGTCGACGGCGTACGCACCACCACCCGCCTCACCGCCGCCGAACCCGGCCTGGTCGCCGGGCGGTTGCCCGTCCGGCCCCGGCTCACCCGACTGGTCGCCGACCACATCACGCCCGAGATCTCCTCGCGCGGTCACCTCTGCTTCCGGATCGTGACCCGCGAGAAGGTGGACGCGCTCGTCGAGCGGGGTGTGCGGGGCGCCCCCGGCCGGTTCGCCAAGTCCGGGTACCGGAAGGCGAAGGAGGTCCGCAGGAAACTCACCTCCGGTGACACCAAGATCCGGCTCTACCACGAGGTGTTCAGCCGGCTGCCCGTGAAGAAGGGGCTCGTCGTCTTCGAGAGCCACCTCGGCCGGCAGTACAGCGACAGCCCGAAGGCGATCTACGAGGAAATGCGGCGCCAGGGGCTCGACTTCGAGGCCGTGTGGTCGTACACGGGGAACAGTCCTTCCGGGTTTCCGGCCGACGCCACTCTCGTACGCCGCTGGTCGCTGCCCTATCTGAAGGCGCTCGCGCAGGCCGAGTTCTGGGTCGACAACCAGAGCTATCCGCTGAAGCTCACCAAGCGGCCCGAGACCACCTACATCCAGACCTGGCACGGCTCGGCGCTCAAGCGCATGGGCTTCGACGAGCCCGAGTGGAAGCTCAGGTCCCAGCCCGAGCAGGCCGAACAGCAGCGCACCCTCGACCGCTTCGACCGGTTCCTGATCCGTTCCGAGCACGATGTACGCACCCTCGCCCGCGCGTTCCGCCTGAAGGAGAAGACGCTGCTGCGGGTGGGTTACCCCCGCAACGACGCCCTCGTGCAGACCAGGAAGCGGGAAGCGGACGTCGGCCGTCGCGAACGCGGGGCGCTCGCGGTCGAGTTGGGGATTCCCGATGGCAAGGCCGTGCTGCTGTACGCGCCCACCTTCCGTCAGCACGGGGGCAGGCAGCGGCGGTTCGAGCTGCCCTTCGACGTGGAGCGGTTCGCCGACACGTTCGGCGACCGGTACGTCCTGCTCGTGCGCTCGCACTACCTGAACCACGTCGTGCTCCCGCCGTCCGTGCGCGGGCGCGTCATCGACGTATCGGCACACCACGACGTGACCCCGCTGCTCGCGCTCGCCGACGGGCTGATCACCGACTACTCGTCCGTGATGTTCGACTACGCGCTCCTCGGCCGGCCGATGTTCTTCTTCGCGTACGACTACGAGGAGTACGTGCACGAGGGGCGCGGTACCTACTTCGACCTGCTGGAGCGGGCGCCGGGGCCGGTCGCGCGCACCGAGGACGAACTGCACACCGCCCTCACCTCCCTGGACGAGCAGGCCGCGAAGTACGCGGAGGCGCGGGAGGGGTTCGTGGCGGAGTTCGGCGAGTACGACCGGGGAAACGCCGCCCAGAGCATCGTCGACCAGTTCTTCGCGCAGTGGAGGCGTGGATGA